A window of the Cicer arietinum cultivar CDC Frontier isolate Library 1 chromosome 6, Cicar.CDCFrontier_v2.0, whole genome shotgun sequence genome harbors these coding sequences:
- the LOC101496243 gene encoding kelch repeat-containing protein At3g27220 isoform X1 yields the protein MVRASVKVGSAKLVVICVGLLGFALIADFLWASSSSPSSSSFSVFDSKASTIIVPTKEKNKKEKEKEKKNGSSSSSGRLLADAYADLAGPQLNWEKMETSPVPRLDGAAIQIRNRLFVFAGYGTIDLVHSHVDIYNFDDGTWGGRFDMPKEMAHSHLGMVTDGRYIYIVTGQYGPQCRGPTARNFVLDTETKQWKDLPSLPVPRYAPATQLWRGRLHVMGGSKENRHTPGLEHWSLAVKDGKALEKEWRSEIPIPRGGPHRACVVANDRLYVIGGQEGDFMAKPGSPIFKCSRRMEVVYTDVYMLDDEMKWKTLPPMPKPNSHIEFAWALVNNSIVIVGGTTEKHPETKKMVLNGEVLQFNLNTLKWSVIGKLPYRVKTTLVGFWKGWLYFTSGQRDKGPDDPSPKKVIGDMWRTKLKLNE from the exons ATGGTTCGTGCATCAGTAAAAGTCGGTTCCGCGAAATTGGTAGTGATTTGCGTTGGTCTTCTAGGGTTTGCTCTCATTGCAGATTTTCTGTgggcttcttcttcatctcctTCTTCATCATCTTTCTCTGTTTTCGATTCCAAAGCTTCCACAATCATTGTTCCTACCAAAGAGAAGAataagaaagagaaagagaaagagaagaagaatggtagtagtagtagtagtggAAGATTGCTTGCAGATGCTTATGCCGATTTGGCTGGTCCACAACTCAATTGGGAAAAGATGGAAACTTCACCTGTTCCTCGTCTTGATGGTGCTGCTATTCAGATTCGAAATCGTCTCTTTGTTTTTGCTGGTTATGGCACCATTGATTTG GTGCATTCTCatgttgatatatataattttgatgaCGGAACTTGGGGAGGAAGATTTGATATGCCGAAAGAAATGGCGCATTCACATTTGGGAATGGTGACAGATGGAAGATACATTTATATAGTCACTGGGCAGTATGGCCCTCAATGTAGAGGTCCCACCGCACGCAACTTTGTGCTTGACACTGAAACAAAGCAATGGAAGGATCTCCCTTCTTTGCCAGTCCCTAG ATATGCACCAGCAACTCAACTTTGGAGAGGTAGATTGCATGTGATGGGTGGAAGTAAGGAGAATCGACATACGCCTGGATTAGAACATTGGAGTCTTGCTGTGAAGGATGGAAAAGCATTAGAAAAAGAGTGGAGAAGTGAAATACCCATTCCCCGTGGAGGACCTCACAG ggCTTGTGTTGTGGCCAATGATCGTCTCTATGTTATTGGTGGTCAAGAAGGCGATTTTATGGCCAAACCCGGGTCACCTATTTTTAAGTGCTCGCGTCGGATGGAG GTGGTCTATACTGATGTTTACATGTTGGATGACGAGATGAAGTGGAAAACGCTGCCTCCAATGCCAAAACCAAACTCACATATCGAATTTGCGTGGGCGCTTGTAAACAATTCCATTGTTATTGTTGGTGGCACGACAGAGAAGCACCCTGAAACCAAGAAAATGGTTTTAAACGGGGAAGTGCTGCAGTTTAACTTAAATACTTTG AAGTGGTCAGTGATTGGAAAATTACCATACCGGGTGAAAACGACTTTAGTTGGATTTTGGAAAGGATGGCTGTACTTCACTTCAGGACAGAGAGACAAAGGACCTGATGATCCATCACCAAAAAAGGTCATTGGGGATATGTGgagaacaaaattaaaattgaatgagTGA
- the LOC101496243 gene encoding kelch repeat-containing protein At3g27220 isoform X2, which produces MVRASVKVGSAKLVVICVGLLGFALIADFLWASSSSPSSSSFSVFDSKASTIIVPTKEKNKKEKEKEKKNGSSSSSGRLLADAYADLAGPQLNWEKMETSPVPRLDGAAIQIRNRLFVFAGYGTIDLVHSHVDIYNFDDGTWGGRFDMPKEMAHSHLGMVTDGRYIYIVTGQYGPQCRGPTARNFVLDTETKQWKDLPSLPVPRYAPATQLWRGRLHVMGGSKENRHTPGLEHWSLAVKDGKALEKEWRSEIPIPRGGPHRACVVANDRLYVIGGQEGDFMAKPGSPIFKCSRRMEVVYTDVYMLDDEMKWKTLPPMPKPNSHIEFAWALVNNSIVIVGGTTEKHPETKKMVLNGEVLQFNLNTLGSFP; this is translated from the exons ATGGTTCGTGCATCAGTAAAAGTCGGTTCCGCGAAATTGGTAGTGATTTGCGTTGGTCTTCTAGGGTTTGCTCTCATTGCAGATTTTCTGTgggcttcttcttcatctcctTCTTCATCATCTTTCTCTGTTTTCGATTCCAAAGCTTCCACAATCATTGTTCCTACCAAAGAGAAGAataagaaagagaaagagaaagagaagaagaatggtagtagtagtagtagtggAAGATTGCTTGCAGATGCTTATGCCGATTTGGCTGGTCCACAACTCAATTGGGAAAAGATGGAAACTTCACCTGTTCCTCGTCTTGATGGTGCTGCTATTCAGATTCGAAATCGTCTCTTTGTTTTTGCTGGTTATGGCACCATTGATTTG GTGCATTCTCatgttgatatatataattttgatgaCGGAACTTGGGGAGGAAGATTTGATATGCCGAAAGAAATGGCGCATTCACATTTGGGAATGGTGACAGATGGAAGATACATTTATATAGTCACTGGGCAGTATGGCCCTCAATGTAGAGGTCCCACCGCACGCAACTTTGTGCTTGACACTGAAACAAAGCAATGGAAGGATCTCCCTTCTTTGCCAGTCCCTAG ATATGCACCAGCAACTCAACTTTGGAGAGGTAGATTGCATGTGATGGGTGGAAGTAAGGAGAATCGACATACGCCTGGATTAGAACATTGGAGTCTTGCTGTGAAGGATGGAAAAGCATTAGAAAAAGAGTGGAGAAGTGAAATACCCATTCCCCGTGGAGGACCTCACAG ggCTTGTGTTGTGGCCAATGATCGTCTCTATGTTATTGGTGGTCAAGAAGGCGATTTTATGGCCAAACCCGGGTCACCTATTTTTAAGTGCTCGCGTCGGATGGAG GTGGTCTATACTGATGTTTACATGTTGGATGACGAGATGAAGTGGAAAACGCTGCCTCCAATGCCAAAACCAAACTCACATATCGAATTTGCGTGGGCGCTTGTAAACAATTCCATTGTTATTGTTGGTGGCACGACAGAGAAGCACCCTGAAACCAAGAAAATGGTTTTAAACGGGGAAGTGCTGCAGTTTAACTTAAATACTTTG GGCTCCTTTCCTTGA
- the LOC101496894 gene encoding uncharacterized membrane protein At1g16860-like isoform X1, producing MGSRIPSHQLSNGLYVSGRPEQPKERTPTMSSAAMPYTGGDIKKSGELGKMFDIPVDGSKSRKSGPITGGAPSRATSFGGAGSHSGPIHPNAAARAIYTTSGSMSSGVKKSNSGPLNKHGEPVKKSSGPQSGGVTPTGRQNSGPLPPVLPTTGLITSGPITSGPLNSSGAPRKVSGPLEAMGSMKMQGSAAAVPNQAVTVLSQGDEYSFRRNFPKAMFWLLILLFVMGFIAGGFILGAVHNAILLIVVVILFGLVSASFTWNTYWGRRAIMGFVANYPDSELRTAKNGQFVKVSGVVTCGNVPLESSFQKVPRCVYTSTSLYEYRGWNSKAANPTHRRFSWGLRLLERRVVDFYISDFQSGLRALVKTGHGARVTPYVDDSVLINVNPTKEELSPEFLRWLGERNLSSDDRIMRLEEGYIKEGSTVSVMGVVQRNENVLMIVPPPDPITTGCQWFKCIFPASLEGIVLRCEDMSKNDVIPV from the exons ATGGGTTCTAGAATCCCATCGCATCAGCTTAGCAATGGCCTTTACGTATCAGGGCGGCCTGAGCAGCCGAAAGAAAGGACTCCAACGATGTCCTCAGCGGCCATGCCATATACCGGTGGAGACATCAAGAAGTCAGGAGAATTGGGAAAAATGTTTGATATTCCCGTCGATGGATCTAAATCTAGAAAATCTGGACCAATAACAGGTGGTGCTCCATCACGAGCAACATCTTTTGGAGGAGCTGGTTCACATTCTGGACCGATTCATCCTAATGCTGCTGCACGGGCTATCTATACTACTTCAGGTTCCATGTCTTCTGGTGTAAAGAAATCGAATTCCGGGCCATTGAATAAGCACGGGGAACCGGTTAAAAAGTCTTCGGGTCCTCAATCCGGCGGAGTAACTCCAACCGGGCGTCAAAACTCCGGTCCTCTTCCTCCTGTTCTTCCCACAACAGGTCTTATTACATCCGGTCCAATAACGTCTGGCCCGCTAAACTCGTCTGGTGCGCCTAGGAAAGTGTCAGGTCCTTTGGAAGCGATGGGTTCTATGAAGATGCAAGGTTCTGCTGCTGCTGTTCCCAATCAAGCTGTTACTGTTCTTAGTCAAGGTGATGAGTATTCCTTCAGAAGGAATTTTCCAAAGGCCatgttttggttattaattcTGCTTTTTGTCATGGGTTTCATTGCCGGCGGTTTTATTCTTGGAGCCGTGCACAATGCCATTCTCCTTATTGTCGTTGTGATTCTCTTTGGCTTAGTTTCTGCGTCTTTCACTTGGAACACTTATTGGGGGAGAAGAGCTATCATGGGCTTTGTTGCTAATTATCCAGACTCTGAGCTTCGAACTGCAAAGAACGGGCAATTTGTGAAGGTCTCCGGG GTTGTCACTTGCGGTAATGTGCCTCTTGAGTCATCTTTCCAGAAAGTTCCCAGATGTGTATATACATCAACAAGTTTATATGAGTATCGGGGATGGAACTCAAAAGCTGCCAATCCTACACATCGCCGATTTTCTTGGGGCCTTAGATTGCTTGAA CGGCGTGTGGTTGACTTTTACATCTCAGACTTCCAGTCTGGTTTAAGGGCATTGGTTAAGACTGGTCATGGAGCAAGAGTGACTCCTTATGTTGATGACTCAGTTCTCATCAATGTAAATCCAACTAAAGAAGAGTTGTCTCCTGAGTTCCTCCGATGGTTGGGGGAGAGAAATCTGTCAAGTGACGACCGCATCATGCGGCTTGAAGAAGG GTATATTAAAGAAGGAAGCACAGTGAGTGTAATGGGGGTTGTTCAAAGGAATGAGAATGTGCTTATGATTGTTCCTCCACCAGATCCAATCACAACAGGTTGCCAATGGTTCAAATGTATTTTTCCAGCTAGCTTGGAGGGTATAGTCTTAAGATGTGAGGACATGTCCAAGAATGATGTCATACCAGTTTAA
- the LOC101496894 gene encoding uncharacterized membrane protein At1g16860-like isoform X2 produces the protein MGSRIPSHQLSNGLYVSGRPEQPKERTPTMSSAAMPYTGGDIKKSGELGKMFDIPVDGSKSRKSGPITGGAPSRATSFGGAGSHSGPIHPNAAARAIYTTSGSMSSGVKKSNSGPLNKHGEPVKKSSGPQSGGVTPTGRQNSGPLPPVLPTTGLITSGPITSGPLNSSGAPRKVSGPLEAMGSMKMQGSAAAVPNQAVTVLSQVSASFTWNTYWGRRAIMGFVANYPDSELRTAKNGQFVKVSGVVTCGNVPLESSFQKVPRCVYTSTSLYEYRGWNSKAANPTHRRFSWGLRLLERRVVDFYISDFQSGLRALVKTGHGARVTPYVDDSVLINVNPTKEELSPEFLRWLGERNLSSDDRIMRLEEGYIKEGSTVSVMGVVQRNENVLMIVPPPDPITTGCQWFKCIFPASLEGIVLRCEDMSKNDVIPV, from the exons ATGGGTTCTAGAATCCCATCGCATCAGCTTAGCAATGGCCTTTACGTATCAGGGCGGCCTGAGCAGCCGAAAGAAAGGACTCCAACGATGTCCTCAGCGGCCATGCCATATACCGGTGGAGACATCAAGAAGTCAGGAGAATTGGGAAAAATGTTTGATATTCCCGTCGATGGATCTAAATCTAGAAAATCTGGACCAATAACAGGTGGTGCTCCATCACGAGCAACATCTTTTGGAGGAGCTGGTTCACATTCTGGACCGATTCATCCTAATGCTGCTGCACGGGCTATCTATACTACTTCAGGTTCCATGTCTTCTGGTGTAAAGAAATCGAATTCCGGGCCATTGAATAAGCACGGGGAACCGGTTAAAAAGTCTTCGGGTCCTCAATCCGGCGGAGTAACTCCAACCGGGCGTCAAAACTCCGGTCCTCTTCCTCCTGTTCTTCCCACAACAGGTCTTATTACATCCGGTCCAATAACGTCTGGCCCGCTAAACTCGTCTGGTGCGCCTAGGAAAGTGTCAGGTCCTTTGGAAGCGATGGGTTCTATGAAGATGCAAGGTTCTGCTGCTGCTGTTCCCAATCAAGCTGTTACTGTTCTTAGTCAAG TTTCTGCGTCTTTCACTTGGAACACTTATTGGGGGAGAAGAGCTATCATGGGCTTTGTTGCTAATTATCCAGACTCTGAGCTTCGAACTGCAAAGAACGGGCAATTTGTGAAGGTCTCCGGG GTTGTCACTTGCGGTAATGTGCCTCTTGAGTCATCTTTCCAGAAAGTTCCCAGATGTGTATATACATCAACAAGTTTATATGAGTATCGGGGATGGAACTCAAAAGCTGCCAATCCTACACATCGCCGATTTTCTTGGGGCCTTAGATTGCTTGAA CGGCGTGTGGTTGACTTTTACATCTCAGACTTCCAGTCTGGTTTAAGGGCATTGGTTAAGACTGGTCATGGAGCAAGAGTGACTCCTTATGTTGATGACTCAGTTCTCATCAATGTAAATCCAACTAAAGAAGAGTTGTCTCCTGAGTTCCTCCGATGGTTGGGGGAGAGAAATCTGTCAAGTGACGACCGCATCATGCGGCTTGAAGAAGG GTATATTAAAGAAGGAAGCACAGTGAGTGTAATGGGGGTTGTTCAAAGGAATGAGAATGTGCTTATGATTGTTCCTCCACCAGATCCAATCACAACAGGTTGCCAATGGTTCAAATGTATTTTTCCAGCTAGCTTGGAGGGTATAGTCTTAAGATGTGAGGACATGTCCAAGAATGATGTCATACCAGTTTAA